Genomic DNA from Desulfuromonas versatilis:
TGGTGGCCTGGCTGGTACAGGCCGGATTATTAAACTACGGGCAAAGGAAACTAAATACCACCATCGCCCGGAGCATGCAAGCTTTTTCTGCGGAGGGGGACCTACTGGTTCATGGAGTCGAAGAATTCCTTGTTGGTCTTGGATTCCCCCAGTTTCTCCAGGAGAAACTCCATGCTGTCGACCACGTTCATCTGCGAGAGAACCTTGCGCAGCAGCCAGATGCGCTGCAGGGTGGTCTTCTCCACCAGCAGTTCCTCGCGGCGGGTGCCCGACTTGTTGATGTCGATGGCCGGGAAGGTGCGCTTGTCGACCAGGCGCCGGTCAAGGTGCAGCTCCATGTTGCCGGTCCCCTTGAACTCCTCGAAGATGACCTCGTCCATCTTGCTGCCGGTGTCGACCAGGGCGGTGGCGATGATGGTCAGGCTGCCACCTTCCTCGATGTTGCGCGCCGCGCCGAAGAAGCGCTTGGGCTTGTGCAGGGCGTTGGAGTCAACGCCGCCCGAGAGGATCTTGCCGCTCGGCGGGACCACGGTGTTGTAGGCCCGGGCCAGACGGGTGATGGAGTCGAGCAGAATGACCACGTCGCGCTTGTGCTCCACCAGGCGTTTGGCCTTCTCGATGACCATCTCGGCGACCTGCACGTGGCGGGTGGCCGGCTCGTCGAAGGTCGAGGAGATGACCTCGCCGTTCACCGAGCGCTGCATGTCGGTCACCTCTTCGGGGCGCTCGTCAATGAGCAGCACGATCAGGTAGACCTCGGGGTGGTTGGCGGTGATGGAATTGGCGATGTTCTGCAGCAGCATGGTCTTGCCGGTGCGCGGCGGCGCCACGATCAGCGCGCGCTGCCCCTTGCCGACGGGGGTGACCAGATCGACCACCCGCGCCGAGTAGTTGTCGGGGGTAGCTTCCAGCACCAGGCGCTCCTCCGGGTAGAGGGGGGTGAGGTTGTCGAAGAGGGTCTTTTCGCGGGCCACCGAGGGGTTTTCGAAGTTGACCTCGGAAACCTTGAGCAAGGCGAAATAACGCTCGCCCTCCTTGGGGGGGCGGATCTGGCCCGAAACGGTATCGCCGGTGCGCAGGTTGAAGCGGCGGATCTGCGAGGGAGAGACATAGATGTCGTCAGGACCGGGGAGATAGTTGGCGTCGGGGGCCCGCAGAAAGCCGAAACCGTCAGGGAGGATTTCCAGCACCCCTTCGCCGAAGATCGCGCCGTTCTTCTCGGCGGTGGCGTTGAGGATGGCGAAAATCAGGTCCTGCTTGCGCATCCCGGGGGCGCCTTCGAGCTTCAGATCCTTGGCAATGGCCGCCAGTTCGGTGGCCTTTTTCTCCTTGAGTTCCTTCAGGTTCATTGTTTCTCCTCGACCGCCGTCGGCGGTGCGTCGGGCAGGATCGGTCGCCACGAACGCGCTGCGAGGCCTGCCGCAAGTTTGCTGCAATGTTTAGTGGTGTAAGGGCTTGTTATTTGGAGACGGTTCAAGTGGTTTTATTCGAGAATGGTCGCCGCGCAGGCAGGATATACCCACGGCTCCGCGATCGCATGCAAGTGTGTCACCGCCGATGTCGACTCAGGTGCGACGATGGGCAGGCACATGACTTATCAAGAAAAAGAATAACAGGAAATTCCGAAAGGGTAGCTTCAGGCTGCAGAAAAAGGGGGATTTCGACCGTATTCTGGCCATTCTTACTATCTTTGCGCCCGGATGTCAATGGCTTTTATTGCCAG
This window encodes:
- the rho gene encoding transcription termination factor Rho, whose protein sequence is MNLKELKEKKATELAAIAKDLKLEGAPGMRKQDLIFAILNATAEKNGAIFGEGVLEILPDGFGFLRAPDANYLPGPDDIYVSPSQIRRFNLRTGDTVSGQIRPPKEGERYFALLKVSEVNFENPSVAREKTLFDNLTPLYPEERLVLEATPDNYSARVVDLVTPVGKGQRALIVAPPRTGKTMLLQNIANSITANHPEVYLIVLLIDERPEEVTDMQRSVNGEVISSTFDEPATRHVQVAEMVIEKAKRLVEHKRDVVILLDSITRLARAYNTVVPPSGKILSGGVDSNALHKPKRFFGAARNIEEGGSLTIIATALVDTGSKMDEVIFEEFKGTGNMELHLDRRLVDKRTFPAIDINKSGTRREELLVEKTTLQRIWLLRKVLSQMNVVDSMEFLLEKLGESKTNKEFFDSMNQ